TCGATGACGCCGATGTCGGCGAGGACCGGCGGCGCCGGCTGCACGTCGGCGGCGTGGCTCAGGCTCGCACCCTGCACGGCGATGCCGAGCTGCTCCCAGCCGGAGGGATCGTCGGGGTAGCGGCGCCGGTAGTCGGTCCAGAAGGCGACGGCCTCCGGCCAGCGCTGGCGGGCGACGATGATCGCGCCCTGCGCGGCACGCAGCCCGAAATGGCTGGGAAATCTCCGGCGCGCCGCGGTGAGGATCTTGTCGGCCCGATCGAAGTCGCCCTGGAAGAAGAGGCTCTGCGCGTAGCCCTGCAGCCAGTCCGGATGCGGCCGGGCGCGGCGGATGGCGCGGTGCCAAAACGCCGCCGCATCGGCCGGCCGGTGGCGGTCGCGGGCGAGCCGCGCCGCCTCGGTCAGCACCGTGAGATCGTTGGGAAAGCGGGCCAGGGCCTCGTCGATCAGCGCCTGCGCGATCTCGAATCGTTGCAGGGCCCTGTGGTTCGTCGCGAGGCAGGCAACGCACAGCGGCTCGGAGGCTCCGGCCTGCCGGGCGCGGGTCCACCGCGCGATCGCCTCCTCGTAGTCCCCGCGGCCGTGCGCGACGTAGGCGTAGGGCACGAGCAGGCGGCGCTCGCGCGGTCGCCGTGCCAGCTCGTCGGCGAGGAGGGCTTCCGCCTCGTCGTAGCGGAACTGCTCGACGAGCCACATGGCGGCGAGGCGCAGCGCGAGCGTGCCGAGGAGGGTGGCGCGCCATCGCGGCGACAGCGATGCGGTGATCTCCAGCGCCGGGAAGACCGCCCGGCGCACCTGCCCGGAGAGGAAGCTCATCGCGCCGTATCTCATGCGCGGGAGAGGTAGCACAGGCGCCGGTGCGAGCGCATTCGGGGACGTCCGGGCTGGGACGCGCGCTACGCGTTGATCTGCGCGATGCGCATCATGTTGGTGCCGCCGCGCTCGCCGAACGGCACGCCGCCGATGACGATGATGCGGTCGCCGGGCGACGCGAAGCCCTCGGCGACCGCCGCCTTGCAGGCGCGATCGACCATGTCGTCGACGTCCTCCGCGTCCTTCGTGACGACGGGGTGGACGCCCCAGAGCACGGCGAGCCGGCGGGCTGTGTCGACGTAGGGCGTAAGCGCGATGATCGGCGGCCCGACGCGCTCGCGCGCCACGCGGAAGGCGGTCGCGCCCGACGACGTCCAGGCGACGATCGCCTTGATCTCGACCGTCTCGCCCATGTCGCGCGCGGCAATCGCGATGGCGTCGGCCGCCGTCGGCTCGGGATCGGGGCGCTGCGCGTTAATGATCGAGCGGTAGACCGGATCGCCTTCGACCTCGACGGCGATGCGGTCCATCATCGACACCGCCTCGATCGGATACTTGCCGACGGCGCTCTCGGCCGAGAGCATGATCGCATCGGCGCCTTCGAAGACCGCCTGCGCGACGTCGGACACCTCGGCGCGCGTCGGCACCGGCGCGCTGATCATCGATTCGAGCATCTGCGTCGCGACGACGACGGGCTTGCCCTGGCGGCGACAGCGCCGGGTGATGCGCTTCTGGATGCCGGGCACCTTCTCGAGCGGCATCTCGACGCCGAGATCGCCGCGCGCAACCATCAGGCCGTCGGAGAGCGCGATGATCTCGTCGAGCTTGCCGAGCGCCTGCGGCTTCTCGATCTTCGACATCACGAGTGCGCGACCGTCGACGATCTTCAAGATCTCGGTGACGTCTTCCGGTCGCTGCACGAAGGAGGCGGCGATCCAGTCGACGCCGATTTCCAGCGCCGCCTGCAGGTCGGCGTGGTCCTTCGGCGTCATCGCCGAAACGGCGATCTCGGTGTCCGGCAGGCTGACGCCCTTGCGATTGGACACGATGCCGGAGACGTCGACCTCGCAGACCGCGCGCTTGCCGTCGGCCTCGAGCACGTGCAGGCGCACCTTGCCGTCGTCGATGAGCACGGTGTCGCCGGCCTTCAGGGCCTCGCGGATCTCGGGATGCGGCAGGAACACGCGCGTCGCGTCGCCGGGCGTCTCGTCGTCGTCGAGCGCGAACCTGTCGCCGATCTCGAGCCGTACCGAGGTCTGCGCGAAGGTGCCGACGCGCAGCTTCGGTCCCTGCAGGTCGCAGAGCACCGCGACGGGACGGCTGTAGCGCTTGGCGACCTCGCGCAGCGCGAAGACGCGCGCGCGCAGGTCGTCGTGCGCGGTGTGGCTCATATTGATGCGGAACATGTCGACGCCGGCGGCGAAGAGCTTCGCCAGCATCTCGTCGGGCGTCGAGACGGGCCCCAGCGTCGCGACGATCTTGCAGCGGCGCAGGCGTCTCATCGGCGGCCCTCTAGTGTGGCGTGACGTCGGCGACCGGCGGTGCGCCTTGGACGGGATCGGTCAGCTGGACGGTCCAATTCTTGGAATCCTTGCCCGTGTCTATCTCGAAGAAGCCCGTGCGGTCGAAGCCTCGCGTGAAGCAATCGTTGCGCCCGGTGATCTTGAACTCGCGATCGCGGGTGCACATGAAAGCCTTGCCCTTCCATTCGCCGCCGCGCTCGTCCATGGCGTAGGCGTAA
This Beijerinckiaceae bacterium RH AL1 DNA region includes the following protein-coding sequences:
- a CDS encoding hypothetical protein (ID:RHAL1_01391;~conserved exported protein of unknown function;~source:Prodigal:2.6), which translates into the protein MPRSVLFATLLVTLVGAAPARADFRMCNYTSNRVSVALSYTDGETWVSEGWWNVKPNGCETLLRGALAAQFYYAYAMDERGGEWKGKAFMCTRDREFKITGRNDCFTRGFDRTGFFEIDTGKDSKNWTVQLTDPVQGAPPVADVTPH
- a CDS encoding hypothetical protein (ID:RHAL1_01389;~conserved protein of unknown function;~source:Prodigal:2.6): MSFLSGQVRRAVFPALEITASLSPRWRATLLGTLALRLAAMWLVEQFRYDEAEALLADELARRPRERRLLVPYAYVAHGRGDYEEAIARWTRARQAGASEPLCVACLATNHRALQRFEIAQALIDEALARFPNDLTVLTEAARLARDRHRPADAAAFWHRAIRRARPHPDWLQGYAQSLFFQGDFDRADKILTAARRRFPSHFGLRAAQGAIIVARQRWPEAVAFWTDYRRRYPDDPSGWEQLGIAVQGASLSHAADVQPAPPVLADIGVIEDEPMRKLVLRFESIGDSCEMGLVQRRYGAEPLGLLRWNDVSLDNLVAALEHRLKGMGEPENTAILTAVNGEFYVTDRRWALTMHTFLFAGHVDADDVYRKMCRRIVYLRGKLLEDLAEASKVFVFRSPTLDVAGLRRLHAALRAFGPVTVLGVVPLDTAVAAWTGRQAGSVERIDDDLYVGFLGRSGTDALGAWNIAFEDWTQVFARTLEAKEAHLTPARSPS
- the pyk gene encoding Pyruvate kinase (ID:RHAL1_01390;~source:Prodigal:2.6), with product MRRLRRCKIVATLGPVSTPDEMLAKLFAAGVDMFRINMSHTAHDDLRARVFALREVAKRYSRPVAVLCDLQGPKLRVGTFAQTSVRLEIGDRFALDDDETPGDATRVFLPHPEIREALKAGDTVLIDDGKVRLHVLEADGKRAVCEVDVSGIVSNRKGVSLPDTEIAVSAMTPKDHADLQAALEIGVDWIAASFVQRPEDVTEILKIVDGRALVMSKIEKPQALGKLDEIIALSDGLMVARGDLGVEMPLEKVPGIQKRITRRCRRQGKPVVVATQMLESMISAPVPTRAEVSDVAQAVFEGADAIMLSAESAVGKYPIEAVSMMDRIAVEVEGDPVYRSIINAQRPDPEPTAADAIAIAARDMGETVEIKAIVAWTSSGATAFRVARERVGPPIIALTPYVDTARRLAVLWGVHPVVTKDAEDVDDMVDRACKAAVAEGFASPGDRIIVIGGVPFGERGGTNMMRIAQINA